From Solibacillus sp. FSL W7-1464:
GAGAAGCATGTAGATTTTGTTCATCGCTCCATTAAAAAATAGACGCCCCACCGAATACGGAATCCATAGAAAACCACCCGAACGTGATGTGAATTTAGCCTGCTCTTTTTTTACGATCACACCATCTACTTCGTGAACAAGTCCTAACTCCAACAGCTGTTCTACAAAATCAATGATATCCACTTCTTCATGTGGGTACGATTTTTTTAACGCTTGTTCAATTGACACAAGTTCCTCACCATTTTCCAAACGTTTGATAGCATCAATACCAATCTCAGGCAGTTCAAAAAAATCACCGGAAACCGGCTCTTCTACAATATAATGTTTTTTATCTTTTCGAATGGATAACGGACATAGCGTTATTTCGGATTGAAAGGATACCTTCAAAATCTAGCCTCCTCTATAAATTAAAATAGGATGCTATAATTATAGCATCCTAAGTACGTACTTATAATTTTGGTATAAAGAAACACCACCAGCAAGTAACTTTAATTTTTTTTAATTTACGTATTTTCATGCTTCTCTCCCCCTCTCAATTCCAGTATTACAATTGGTTTTAGAGATTCGCACCCATTCCGGGTAAACTTGTTTAAATAACTCTACCAATTTCGGATCAAATTGACTTCCTTGTCCTTCGATAATGCGTTGATATGCTACTTCTAATTGAAGTGCAGGACGATAGGATCTGGATGAAGTCATCGCATCAAAAGCATCCGCTACCGCAGTAATTCTCGCTAAAAAAGGAATTTCTTCTCCGGCCAGTCCATCCGGATACCCTTTTCCATCCCATCTTTCATGGTGGTGATAAATTACGTCTATATTATCTGCAATGCCTTCAACATCCCGAATGGCTTTTGCACCAACAACAGGATGTGTTTTAATTATATCAAACTCTTCATCCGTCAACATACCAGGTTTTGTCAAAATTGAGTCAGGAATGCTAACTTTTCCAATATCATGTAATAGACAGGCGTAATAGAAATAGTTTAACTCAGCAGGTTTAAACTTCTCTGTAGCCTCTGCCATTTTCATTGCATAAGCCGCTACACGTTCACTGTGTCCACGTGTATAAGGGTCTTTCAACTCCAAAGTAGCAATAACTCCTTTAACAATCCCTTCTAATTGTTCATCATAGGAATATTTCAATGCTTTAATATAATTTAAGAAACGATGAAGTAAGATAAAGGAAATTAACGCTAGTATTATATTAACAATTATAGGAAATAAAATAACGGGATCCTTTATAAATAAGCCTACCAGAATATATTTTAAAATGACACCTAAAGTTACATAATATGTAAATTTTTTACTGACGAATATAGGAGAGAAAAGGATTAAAACAACTTCTACTAAATTTCCGCTTGTGTATGCGAGAGTACTATCCTTATAATACAAAATGTCTGAAAATAGGTTAGTAAAGAAATAACCGAAAAATATTATATATTTTACAAACCCAGTTTTATTCCTTTTAATTAAATAAATAGAGAAAGGAATAAGCCCTAATATGATGCCATATTTAACATACATAAAATCGTACCAGACGGTGCTGTTACTACCCGTATCAAGCCATGGAAAATGTGGAAAAAGACCATAATATAAAATATCATAACCTAAAAAAACGACATAAAATAATAATAAAAATAGTACCGTTGAATTCTTTTCTTCTTTTAAAAAAGTAGTTTTCTTCATTTTTTACCTCACAATTAAATTACTACTCAATAGATCTTATGTTACACGTACCATTATAGCACGAGTTTGGAAATTAGTTCTATATATCCATAATTTAAATTTCCCGTTTTTTTATTTATTTACTCTTTTAACCATAATATATCCACTATGTACCTATATTTTTTAATAAAGAATATTCATTAACTACTTTCAATAAGGCTATCTCAACAATACTCCTATATCTTATGCAACACAATTCCTAATTTTAAATATTTCTATTAACTTAAGTTTATACAAACACTTTAAGTCACCTAAATCTAAAGACTCATTTAGACAAAAAATTCACCTCCTTAAATATAAAAAGACCTAATCTCAAATGTTGATTAGGTCTAATCTTATAAATATTAAAACGGGTACTCTCGTGGGTCTGTCTGAACTGAAATCCATTTTGTCGTTGTAAATTCATGGATTGCCCATTCACCGCCATAACGGCCCAAGCCTGAAGCTTTCTCACCTCCAAAGGCAACAATCGGTTCATCATTCACTCCCTGATCGTTGACATGAATCATTCCCGTAATAATCTGTTTAGCCACTTCAACACCTTGTTCTGTTGTACCGGCATGAACGGCACCGCTCAGTCCATAGTCACTGTCATTAGCAACACGAATCGCTTCCTCTTCACTATCTACAACAATTACACC
This genomic window contains:
- a CDS encoding HD-GYP domain-containing protein, which gives rise to MKKTTFLKEEKNSTVLFLLLFYVVFLGYDILYYGLFPHFPWLDTGSNSTVWYDFMYVKYGIILGLIPFSIYLIKRNKTGFVKYIIFFGYFFTNLFSDILYYKDSTLAYTSGNLVEVVLILFSPIFVSKKFTYYVTLGVILKYILVGLFIKDPVILFPIIVNIILALISFILLHRFLNYIKALKYSYDEQLEGIVKGVIATLELKDPYTRGHSERVAAYAMKMAEATEKFKPAELNYFYYACLLHDIGKVSIPDSILTKPGMLTDEEFDIIKTHPVVGAKAIRDVEGIADNIDVIYHHHERWDGKGYPDGLAGEEIPFLARITAVADAFDAMTSSRSYRPALQLEVAYQRIIEGQGSQFDPKLVELFKQVYPEWVRISKTNCNTGIERGREA